GTGGCGCCCGACGGCTCGCTCTGGGTCACGCTGGCGCTCGGCAACCGCCTCGGCCGCTTCGACCCGGCGACCGGGCAGTGGAAGCTCTACGCGATGAGCGAGGGCTACTACCCTCATACGCTGCGCATCGACGGCGGCGGGCGCATCTGGTTCACGATCGCCGGCTCGAACCACGTGGCGCGCTTCGATCCGGCGCAGGGGCGCTTCGACACGATCCGCCTGCCGGCCCAGGGCCTCCAGCAGGAGGTGATGCTGCGGCTCCTGCCCTTCGCGATGTGGCTCTCCCGGTACGTCGACCTGCCGCTCGAGGCCGGCGAGGGCGTCGCGAACATGCCGATCCCCTACGGCATCGACATCGCGCCGGACGGCGACGTCTGGTTCAGCCAGCTCAATGCCCACCGGATCGGGCGCGTCGATCCCGGGACGCTCGCGGTCGAGCTGGTCGACACGCCGTTCACGGCCCCGCGCCGGCTGCGCTTCGACTCGCAGGGGCGCTTGTGGATCCCGGGCTTCTCGTCCGGGGTCGTGTCCCGTTTCGATCCGGCGACGCGCGCCTTCGAGAGCTGGGAGATCCCGGTCGAGCCGAAGGGCGCCGACACGCCGTACGCCCTGCACGTGGATCGCCGCACCGACGTGGTGTGGATCTGCGGCACCAACAGCGACACCCTGATCCGCTTCGACCCCGCCCGGGAGTCGTTCCTCGTCTACCCGCTGCCGACCCGCGTCACCTACACGCGTGAGCTCGACTTCGACGAGCAGGGCCGCGTCTGGACCTCGAACTCGAATACGCCCACCTGGCAGATCGAGCGGGGCGAGCCCCGTGTGATCCGCCTCGATCCCCGGCTCGGCGAGGCGCCCCGGCAGGCGAGCGCGCGGGCGGGCCTCCCTTGAGGGCGCGAGCGGCGGCGCGGGCCGCGGGCCTGCTCCTCGTGCTCGGCGCGCCGGCGGCCGGCGAGGCGGTGGAGGCGGGTCCTGCCGCGGCGCTTCCGGGCCAGGCCCTCTACGCCGAGCACTGCGCCCTCTGCCACGGCGTGGAGGGGGGTGGCGACGGGCCGGCGGGGCTCCCGCTCGTGCCGATGCCGCGGGACTTCCGCGTCGGTCGCTTCAAGTTCGACGCGGACGGGGACGGCCGCACCGGCACGGATCGCGACCTCTTCCTGGTGATCCGCGACGGAGCCGGCGCCGTCGGCGGGAATCCCGTGATGGCGCCCTGGGGTCAGCTCGGCGAGCTGCGCATCCACGAGCTCGTCGCCTACGTCCGCAGCCTCGAGCGACACCAGGCGCCGTAGCCACGCGGCCGTATCGCCGGCCCCACCCGCCCGCTGCTCGCAGGCCGTGCGCCGCGCACGGCGCAGAGCGACGCGCGCCGGACCAGAGCGATGCGCCCGGACCGGCACCCAGCACCGAAGTGCTGGGGGAGGGGTTGCCAGTCCGGGCGCGGTGGACCGCGAGGCTCTGTGTTGTGCCAGGGAGTAGAGCAATCGGCGTGCCCAACGCGCGCGAGTACGGAATCGGGCGCACGAGCGGGTGATCGGGCAGCGCATGCGCAGGACGGGTCGCCGCCGCGGCAGTCGATCGGCAGGGTCGGTGCAGGCGCTCGAGGGCGGTGACGCAAAGTTCGTCACCACCGGAGCGCGCTTCGTCTCCGGGGTCGAGATCGAAACCGCCCCGATGCGCTGCGCCCGCCGTCGGCTCGCTGCGCGGCGCCTCCGGCCCCTCGCGGGCCGCGCACCTCGCGGCCCGGGAAGAGGGCCGCCCGCCCGCAGGACGCCGGCGGGAGCAGGCGGCCGGCTCGCTGGCCTCCGGGAGGGCGCAAGGGTTACCGTGCGGGCCATGCCGGCGCTCCGAGATCCGGCGGGCGGCGTCCTCGAGCCGGTCCGCCTCTTCGCCCGCAGCCGCGAGGCGGGACGCGAGGCGTTCCACGAGCTGCCGCTCGCAGCCGGCGAGCTCGCGTGCGGGCCGCTGCGGGTGCGGCTCGCCGTCGAGGGGGCGGGGGACTGCGCGACCTGGCGCGCGCGGGTGCGCAACGCCGGCCCCGATCCGCTCGCGGTCGACGCGATCGGGATGGGCTTCCGCTGGCGCGCGCCCGGCGCGGCCGCGGCGCCGGGCTGGCGGCTGCTGCGCCAGGGCTTCCAGTCCTGGTCGTTTGCCGGCGGTGTCGCGCTCGACGACGCCGGGACGCCGCCCTTCCCGTCGGGCCCCTGGCTGCGCGGCTTCCACCACGCCCACTTCGCGCCGCCCGCGGACCGCGCCGGCTGGCACGAGTCCGACGGCGCCGCCGTGCTGAGCGCTCCGGGCGGACCCGCCTGCCTGGCCGGCGTGCTCGAGAGCGGCCGCGCCTTCGGCACCGTCTTCGTGCGCCGCGAGGGCGGGGCCCTGCGCGTCGAGCTCGAGCAGCGGCTCGAGCGCGTGCTCGCGCCCGGCGCGGCGTGCGAGCTCGAGCCGATCCGCCTCGAAGCGGGCGCGGACGCCGCGGCGCTCCTCGAGGCCTTCGCCGACGCCCACGGCGCCTTCGCGCGCGCCCGGCGCTTCGCGCCCTTCCAGGCCGGCTGGTGCTCCTGGTACCACTTCTTCCACGACGTCACCGAGGTCGGCTTCCTGCGCAACCTGGCCGCCCTCGCCGCCGCCCGCGACGAGGTGCCGATCGACCTCGTGCAGCTCGACGACGGCTGGCAGCGCGCGATCGGCGACTGGCTCGAGACGAACGTGAAGTTCCCGAGCGGCCTGGCGGCGATGGCGCACGCCGTGCGCGACGCCGGCTTCCACGCCGGGCTGTGGACGGCACCGTTCTGCGTCGTGCCCGAGAGCCGCGTGCTGGCCGACCACCCCGACTGGCTCCTGCGCGAGGTCGAGACCGGCGAGCCGCTGCGCGGCCTCCATCACGGCACGTGGACGAAGGACGGCTGGGTGTTCGTGCTCGACCCGACGCACCCGGCGGTCTCCGTCCACCTCGAGCACACCTACCGCACGCTCTCCGAGATGGGCTTCTCCTATCTGAAGCTCGACTTCCTCTACGCCGCAGCGCTCCAGGCTTCCGCGCGCGACCCGCACGCGACCCGCGCCGAGCGCCTGCGCCGCGGCCTCGAAGCGGTGCGCAGCGGCGCCGGTGAGCACGCCTTCCTGCTCGGCTGCGGCTGTCCGCTCGGGCCGGCGGTCGGGCTCGTGGACGGCATGCGCATCGGCCCCGACACCGGCCCGCACTGGGAGCCGCTGCCGGTGACGCGGATCCCGGGCCTCGAGCCGGCCGTGCCGGCCGGCCGCAACGCGCTGCGCAACACGCTCGCGCGCGCCTGGATGCACCGCCGGCTCTGGCTCGACGACCCCGACTGCCTGATGACCCGGGTCGTGGACTCGCAGCTCAGCCGCGACGAGGTGCGCGCGCTCGCGATCTCGATCGCCGTGACCGGCGGCATGGTGCTCCTCTCCGACGACGTGCCCGCCCTCGGCCCCGGCGAGCGCGCGCTCGTGCGCGAGACGATCGAGCTCGCGCGCGAGGTGGACGAGGCCGGGCAGGCCGGAGCCGCGCGCGCCCTCGACCCGGCCGGCGACGAGATCCCCCGGGTCGTGACGGCGCGCGCCTTCGGCGACCGCCTCGTCGCGCTCTTCAACCCGGGCGACGAGCCCGCCTCCGTCACGGTGGCGCGCGCCGCCGTCGCCGCCGCCGCGCCGGGCCGGCTCGCCGACGCCCCGGCCGAGCCGCTCCTCGGCTCGCCGCCGGCCGCGGAGTCGCAGGGCCGGATCACCGTCGCGCTGCCGCCGCACGGCGCCGCGCTCT
Above is a window of Deltaproteobacteria bacterium DNA encoding:
- a CDS encoding alpha-galactosidase → MPALRDPAGGVLEPVRLFARSREAGREAFHELPLAAGELACGPLRVRLAVEGAGDCATWRARVRNAGPDPLAVDAIGMGFRWRAPGAAAAPGWRLLRQGFQSWSFAGGVALDDAGTPPFPSGPWLRGFHHAHFAPPADRAGWHESDGAAVLSAPGGPACLAGVLESGRAFGTVFVRREGGALRVELEQRLERVLAPGAACELEPIRLEAGADAAALLEAFADAHGAFARARRFAPFQAGWCSWYHFFHDVTEVGFLRNLAALAAARDEVPIDLVQLDDGWQRAIGDWLETNVKFPSGLAAMAHAVRDAGFHAGLWTAPFCVVPESRVLADHPDWLLREVETGEPLRGLHHGTWTKDGWVFVLDPTHPAVSVHLEHTYRTLSEMGFSYLKLDFLYAAALQASARDPHATRAERLRRGLEAVRSGAGEHAFLLGCGCPLGPAVGLVDGMRIGPDTGPHWEPLPVTRIPGLEPAVPAGRNALRNTLARAWMHRRLWLDDPDCLMTRVVDSQLSRDEVRALAISIAVTGGMVLLSDDVPALGPGERALVRETIELAREVDEAGQAGAARALDPAGDEIPRVVTARAFGDRLVALFNPGDEPASVTVARAAVAAAAPGRLADAPAEPLLGSPPAAESQGRITVALPPHGAALYRLRGAPALVVFCDYDGTFAVQDVGSTLARRHAGARRAALWPRLERGELTAWEYNLELLDGLRLPEAELEAFLRTVELDPGARELVAWCEARGIPFRVLSDGFDRNLDRLQELHGVRFAYDANHLRYEHGAWRIAAGHPSDGRCDCGTGVCKRSRIEHFRARHPGVPVVHIGNGRVSDLCAALAADLVFAKDSLADELDERGIAYRRFATLHDVVAGLAARLAEG
- a CDS encoding c-type cytochrome — its product is MRARAAARAAGLLLVLGAPAAGEAVEAGPAAALPGQALYAEHCALCHGVEGGGDGPAGLPLVPMPRDFRVGRFKFDADGDGRTGTDRDLFLVIRDGAGAVGGNPVMAPWGQLGELRIHELVAYVRSLERHQAP